The following proteins come from a genomic window of Proteinivorax hydrogeniformans:
- a CDS encoding nucleoside recognition domain-containing protein: MVNKLWFFFIVVGILVAGVRGQIGEMTTALLDSADKGVSVAFGLVSILTFWLGIMKLIEKSGLLKVIVRVMRPVAKFLFPDVPADHPAMSSILMNMSANFLGMGSAATPLGLKAMEQLQTLNKDKKTASDAMCTFLALNTSSLTLIPTTVIALRVATGSTNPTATVATTIMATFCSTIVAISVDKFCRKIYRGR, translated from the coding sequence TTGGTTAATAAATTATGGTTTTTCTTTATAGTAGTTGGGATATTAGTCGCTGGTGTAAGGGGACAAATAGGTGAGATGACTACTGCCTTACTGGATTCTGCGGATAAGGGGGTTTCAGTTGCTTTTGGGCTAGTATCTATATTAACCTTTTGGCTAGGAATAATGAAACTAATAGAAAAATCAGGCTTACTTAAAGTAATTGTTAGGGTAATGCGACCGGTTGCAAAATTTTTATTCCCTGATGTTCCGGCAGACCATCCAGCTATGTCCTCTATTTTGATGAATATGAGTGCTAACTTTCTGGGTATGGGAAGCGCTGCAACACCCCTTGGATTAAAAGCAATGGAACAGTTACAGACACTTAATAAGGATAAAAAGACAGCTTCTGATGCAATGTGTACATTTTTAGCATTAAATACCTCAAGCCTTACACTGATTCCGACAACTGTCATTGCTCTGAGAGTGGCAACCGGTTCTACAAACCCAACTGCAACTGTGGCAACAACAATAATGGCGACTTTTTGCTCCACAATAGTTGCAATCTCAGTTGATAAGTTTTGCAGAAAAATATATCGGGGGAGATAA
- the ppdK gene encoding pyruvate, phosphate dikinase codes for MAMTKLVYSFNDGNRDMREVLGGKGANLSDMTNLGLPVPPGFTVSTNACNKYFEDGQKLTEELINSIKVELEKVEKSLGKKLGGSKNPLLVSVRSGAPVSMPGMMDTILNLGLNDETVEAVALETSNRRFAFDCYRRFIQMYGDVVLGVPHYRFERKLESLKQNEGVTEDTKLKAESLKELSEDYKAIIKKETGEDFPQDPKEQLLKAVEAVFASWNNQRAKLYRQINKIPDHYGTAVNVQAMVYGNMGETSGTGVLFTRNPSTGENKLYGEFLVNAQGEDVVAGIRTPKPILELEKIMPEVYKELNDISYKLEKHYRDVQDIEFTIEQGRLFMLQTRNAKRTAAAAVKIAVDMVNDNILTKDEAILRVDASQLDKLLHRQIDDGSHVEHIATGLPASPGAATGALVFSADNAEKLVEKGKKVILIRPETTPDDIHGIVAAEGILTQRGGMTSHAAVVARGMGKPCVCGCEALNIDIMDKNVKIGEETYNEGDIVTIDGATGNVISGTVKLIDPELSDELITFLGWADDVRQLNVRTNADTPEDANKAREYGAEGIGLCRTEHMFMAQDRLPIVQQMILSDSKEKQQAALDKLLPFQKEDFYGIFKAMAGLPVTIRLLDPPLHEFLPNAEELAKEINEMKSEAKPAYKIKEKEQILKRIKSLHESNPMLGHRGCRLAIVHPEIYDMQVHAIFSALEELKKEGIDAIPEIMIPLVGEAKELKIVKDNVLKVANQYSHLDLDYKVGTMIELPRACVTADEIAEHAEFFSFGTNDLTQTTFGYSRDDAEGKFLPAYIDKKILPENPFVSIDEKGVGVLVDLGVAKGRKVKKNLKIGICGEHGGDPQSINFCQKVGLDYVSCSPFRVPIARLAAAQSYISQKK; via the coding sequence ATGGCAATGACTAAATTAGTTTACTCTTTTAATGATGGAAACAGAGATATGAGGGAAGTACTAGGAGGTAAGGGGGCTAACCTATCTGATATGACCAATTTAGGTCTTCCTGTGCCTCCTGGATTTACAGTAAGCACAAATGCTTGCAACAAATATTTCGAAGACGGCCAGAAACTGACCGAAGAGCTAATAAACAGCATCAAAGTAGAATTAGAAAAAGTTGAGAAATCCCTAGGTAAAAAATTGGGGGGGAGTAAAAACCCACTACTAGTTTCTGTTAGGTCGGGAGCACCTGTTTCAATGCCTGGTATGATGGATACTATATTAAACCTGGGGTTAAATGATGAAACTGTAGAAGCTGTTGCATTAGAAACAAGTAATAGAAGATTTGCCTTTGATTGTTATAGACGCTTTATCCAAATGTATGGTGATGTTGTGTTAGGCGTGCCACATTACAGATTTGAAAGAAAGCTTGAAAGTCTTAAGCAAAATGAAGGTGTCACTGAAGATACAAAGCTAAAAGCTGAAAGCCTTAAGGAGCTATCCGAGGACTATAAAGCAATAATTAAAAAAGAAACCGGCGAAGATTTTCCACAAGATCCCAAAGAGCAGCTATTGAAAGCCGTTGAAGCTGTGTTTGCATCTTGGAACAATCAACGGGCAAAACTATATAGACAAATAAATAAAATTCCTGACCACTATGGCACCGCTGTAAATGTTCAAGCTATGGTGTATGGCAATATGGGTGAAACCAGTGGTACAGGGGTGCTTTTTACAAGAAATCCTTCTACAGGTGAAAATAAACTTTACGGAGAATTTTTAGTAAATGCTCAAGGGGAAGATGTAGTTGCAGGAATACGCACTCCAAAACCAATTTTAGAGCTAGAAAAAATTATGCCTGAAGTATATAAAGAACTAAATGATATAAGTTATAAACTAGAAAAGCACTATAGAGATGTACAAGATATAGAATTTACCATAGAGCAAGGTAGGCTATTTATGCTTCAAACAAGAAATGCCAAAAGAACTGCTGCTGCAGCTGTTAAAATAGCTGTTGATATGGTTAACGATAATATTTTAACAAAGGATGAAGCCATTTTAAGGGTAGACGCCTCTCAATTAGATAAATTGCTGCATCGACAAATAGACGATGGAAGTCATGTAGAACATATCGCAACAGGTCTTCCTGCTTCTCCAGGCGCCGCAACGGGAGCCTTAGTATTTAGTGCAGATAATGCAGAAAAACTAGTTGAAAAAGGGAAAAAAGTAATTCTAATCAGACCGGAAACTACACCCGATGATATACATGGGATTGTAGCAGCTGAAGGGATTTTAACCCAAAGGGGAGGTATGACCAGCCACGCTGCAGTAGTGGCTAGAGGCATGGGCAAGCCATGTGTTTGCGGATGTGAAGCTTTAAACATCGACATTATGGATAAAAATGTAAAAATAGGTGAAGAGACATACAATGAAGGTGATATAGTTACTATAGATGGGGCTACAGGTAATGTTATTAGTGGAACTGTAAAGCTTATAGATCCTGAGTTAAGTGATGAGTTAATAACATTTTTAGGATGGGCGGACGATGTAAGACAGTTAAACGTAAGAACCAATGCTGACACCCCTGAAGATGCTAATAAAGCACGTGAGTATGGCGCTGAAGGAATTGGGCTTTGTAGAACAGAGCACATGTTTATGGCTCAAGATAGGCTGCCGATTGTACAGCAAATGATTTTATCTGACAGTAAGGAAAAGCAACAAGCTGCATTAGATAAGTTACTTCCATTCCAAAAAGAAGATTTTTATGGGATTTTCAAGGCCATGGCAGGGTTGCCTGTGACCATCAGGCTTTTAGATCCACCTTTGCACGAGTTTTTACCAAATGCTGAAGAGCTGGCTAAAGAAATTAACGAGATGAAATCAGAGGCAAAGCCTGCTTATAAAATTAAAGAAAAAGAACAGATTTTAAAGAGGATAAAAAGCCTGCATGAATCTAACCCAATGCTTGGACATCGTGGGTGTAGATTGGCAATAGTTCATCCAGAAATTTATGATATGCAGGTCCATGCAATATTTTCAGCGCTAGAAGAACTTAAAAAAGAGGGGATAGATGCTATACCTGAAATAATGATTCCTCTTGTTGGCGAAGCTAAAGAACTTAAGATTGTAAAGGATAATGTCTTAAAAGTGGCAAACCAGTATTCACACTTGGACTTGGATTACAAAGTGGGTACAATGATTGAGTTGCCAAGAGCTTGTGTAACTGCTGATGAGATAGCTGAGCATGCAGAGTTTTTCTCTTTTGGGACTAATGATCTAACTCAAACAACCTTTGGTTATAGTAGAGATGATGCTGAGGGCAAGTTTTTACCTGCCTATATAGATAAAAAGATTTTACCTGAGAATCCTTTTGTATCTATCGATGAAAAAGGTGTGGGTGTTTTAGTGGACTTAGGTGTTGCAAAAGGAAGAAAGGTCAAAAAGAACTTAAAAATAGGCATTTGTGGAGAACATGGTGGAGATCCTCAGTCTATAAACTTCTGTCAAAAAGTAGGGTTAGATTACGTTAGTTGCTCACCATTTAGAGTCCCAATTGCACGGTTAGCAGCAGCCCAAAGCTATATCTCACAAAAAAAGTAA
- a CDS encoding MFS transporter, with the protein MSGNRKLMALMYALGYLGISIFTQTTVKWYQYYYAPPEANDGGLQILIPLALVGLTMIIARLFDGIADPLVAYFSDNCTSKKGRRIPFILYGSVPLAITFIALWFPPVSYQSIWNFVYLTVVLSLFFICFTIVVGPYLALIPEISKTKKERNTLTMLQGITQVIGVMIAEAGSGVLISMYDFKVMGIVLGLIALGTILLTPIFVKEEPLKEKPKDISASGMVSSVLKTLNNRDFLFYLCSYLTVWFGINTLTIAMPYISEVLLGMNAESSGFLIAGAFVVAVIFSPFLPKFTNKFGKRTVMMVSSALFGMILISTGFFGTVFHTFSATIIIALAGVPLSAAFIIPNAMVADIAEYDGVINKQKREGMFFGAQGLIIKIVVGASSFVTPFIFNRFGYSVSEPLGLQLIGPIAGVMVLVGIVFLNCYSLTEERLEEIRS; encoded by the coding sequence ATGAGTGGTAATAGAAAGCTTATGGCCTTAATGTATGCCTTAGGATATTTAGGTATTTCAATCTTTACTCAAACAACAGTAAAATGGTATCAATACTACTATGCTCCACCAGAAGCTAATGATGGGGGCTTGCAAATTTTAATACCGTTAGCGTTAGTAGGTTTAACAATGATTATAGCTAGACTTTTTGATGGTATTGCAGATCCTTTAGTCGCATATTTTTCTGATAACTGCACCAGTAAAAAAGGAAGAAGAATTCCCTTTATTCTTTATGGTTCAGTACCATTAGCTATTACTTTCATTGCGTTGTGGTTTCCACCAGTTTCGTATCAGTCAATATGGAACTTTGTATATTTAACTGTTGTATTGAGCCTATTTTTTATTTGCTTCACTATTGTTGTCGGTCCCTACTTAGCTTTAATTCCGGAAATCTCCAAGACTAAAAAAGAGCGAAATACATTAACTATGCTACAAGGGATTACCCAAGTGATAGGCGTAATGATTGCGGAGGCCGGATCGGGTGTGCTAATCAGCATGTATGATTTTAAGGTTATGGGCATAGTTTTAGGATTAATAGCCCTTGGTACTATTTTATTAACACCTATTTTTGTGAAAGAAGAACCATTAAAAGAAAAACCTAAAGACATCTCAGCATCCGGCATGGTCTCATCGGTGCTGAAGACCTTAAATAATAGGGACTTTCTTTTTTATCTTTGCTCCTATCTTACGGTATGGTTTGGTATCAATACTTTAACTATTGCTATGCCATACATAAGTGAAGTACTGTTAGGTATGAATGCTGAAAGCTCAGGTTTTTTAATCGCGGGAGCATTTGTGGTTGCTGTAATATTTAGCCCTTTTCTTCCTAAGTTTACTAACAAGTTTGGCAAAAGAACGGTTATGATGGTATCTTCGGCTTTATTTGGGATGATTTTGATATCAACTGGCTTTTTTGGAACTGTCTTTCATACGTTTAGCGCTACAATAATTATCGCGCTGGCGGGGGTTCCCCTTTCTGCCGCTTTTATAATTCCTAATGCTATGGTTGCAGATATTGCAGAATATGACGGAGTTATTAATAAACAAAAAAGAGAAGGAATGTTTTTTGGGGCACAGGGGCTGATAATTAAGATAGTGGTTGGGGCATCATCTTTTGTAACGCCCTTTATTTTTAATAGGTTCGGGTACTCAGTATCTGAACCTTTAGGATTACAACTGATAGGCCCTATTGCTGGGGTAATGGTGCTAGTAGGTATAGTATTTTTAAATTGCTATTCCTTAACAGAAGAGAGACTTGAGGAGATTAGAAGTTAA
- a CDS encoding carbon-nitrogen hydrolase family protein yields the protein MKIAAVHWNDEKYRQISDYKKLLSGIKKDILAAKKESCELVVFPGFLGSLYEELGGGQFEEYIDEICKLSLHFSIAICPGSFWERCEAKKYHASCIIDNGVKILNQRQIYLARWEKEKKLDRGVELKTCQIGGLTVGLMVSTDSFYPQVARGLAQRGCDLVISPIGYIGYYNEALQISGVYQKVQQNLFFAIESGYNGALEGISFWGDTGIYAPLPMTYKEQGFMGRAQEGSKLILADLNQEERMHAIKQFDVLAQLNPDCYCQMKMYGGEK from the coding sequence GTGAAAATAGCGGCGGTACACTGGAATGATGAAAAGTATAGACAAATTTCAGATTATAAAAAATTGCTAAGTGGTATAAAGAAAGATATCTTAGCCGCAAAAAAAGAAAGTTGTGAACTTGTGGTATTTCCGGGGTTTTTAGGAAGCTTATATGAGGAGCTTGGTGGCGGCCAGTTTGAAGAGTATATAGATGAAATTTGTAAGTTATCGCTTCATTTTAGCATAGCTATCTGCCCTGGTTCTTTTTGGGAGAGGTGCGAAGCAAAAAAATACCACGCTTCTTGTATTATAGATAATGGAGTCAAAATCTTAAATCAAAGACAAATTTATTTGGCGAGGTGGGAAAAAGAGAAAAAGTTAGATAGAGGAGTAGAGCTTAAAACTTGTCAAATTGGAGGTCTTACGGTAGGACTTATGGTGTCAACTGACAGTTTCTACCCACAGGTAGCGAGGGGGCTGGCTCAAAGAGGATGCGACCTAGTAATATCCCCAATAGGTTATATTGGATATTATAATGAAGCTTTACAGATAAGTGGCGTTTATCAAAAGGTACAACAAAATTTATTTTTTGCAATCGAAAGTGGCTACAACGGCGCTCTTGAAGGTATTAGTTTCTGGGGTGATACTGGTATTTATGCTCCTCTTCCTATGACCTATAAAGAACAAGGATTTATGGGGAGGGCTCAGGAGGGATCTAAGCTTATTTTGGCGGACCTAAATCAAGAAGAAAGAATGCACGCTATAAAACAGTTTGATGTATTGGCCCAGTTAAATCCAGATTGCTACTGCCAGATGAAAATGTATGGAGGGGAAAAATGA
- a CDS encoding spore maturation protein yields MGVISIVSQWAIPMMVLFVVVYSYIKGVDVFDTFVEGAKEGFQTAIKLIPFLVAMLVAIGVFRQSGAFDILIGLLQPALNLVGIPGEILPLGFMRPISGSGALAMTTETLQTHGPDSMLGYMASTIQGSTDTTFYILTVYFGSVGIRRVRYSMSVGLIADLAGFLAAIFVCSIFFN; encoded by the coding sequence ATGGGAGTTATATCGATTGTGTCACAATGGGCTATACCGATGATGGTGTTATTTGTAGTGGTGTATTCATATATAAAAGGGGTAGACGTATTTGATACATTTGTTGAAGGGGCTAAGGAAGGGTTTCAAACAGCTATTAAACTAATTCCATTTTTGGTGGCTATGCTAGTGGCAATTGGGGTTTTCCGCCAGTCCGGCGCTTTTGACATCTTGATAGGACTTTTACAACCAGCACTTAACCTTGTAGGAATACCAGGGGAAATACTTCCTTTAGGGTTTATGAGACCAATTTCAGGAAGTGGAGCGCTAGCGATGACCACCGAAACTCTACAAACTCATGGACCTGATTCTATGCTTGGTTATATGGCTTCAACAATACAGGGAAGTACTGATACTACTTTTTATATTTTAACGGTATACTTCGGTTCTGTGGGGATAAGAAGGGTTCGCTACTCTATGTCTGTAGGTCTTATTGCAGATCTTGCAGGATTTTTAGCTGCAATTTTTGTTTGTTCTATTTTCTTTAACTAG
- a CDS encoding nitrilase-related carbon-nitrogen hydrolase, translating into MIGHDLLKNLFEKKLSHQNLSKYCASVTKTYNDNKVDAGNFKVSCVQREINVVRDVKDYINCVSLLVEQAAKEGSNLVVFPEYNFFDLLGIIPGFSSVNRYANKRAVKSFNSKKSAQKKAEPKQNPFLRSILASTANPIADGIKFIYSSLAKEYNIYIYTGTYIENREGVLFNTGALFDNDGKLVGAQDKIHLTDFEVSIGLDRANNLKVYELPWGKIAFPICMDATYFETFQLARELGADIVIIPIANMEEYSLWRALRGMWPRVQESYVYGLKSSLNGWIGGMHFTGKAGIFAPLSITDKKDGLVEIAPEHEGSYVITAELDIQKLYMARQKDQYYGDKNYAFEKEYLTKTYKK; encoded by the coding sequence ATGATAGGGCACGATTTACTTAAAAACCTATTTGAGAAAAAATTATCTCACCAAAACTTATCCAAATACTGTGCGTCAGTTACAAAAACATATAATGATAACAAGGTTGACGCAGGCAATTTTAAGGTGTCATGTGTACAACGAGAAATCAATGTTGTAAGAGATGTTAAAGACTACATTAATTGTGTAAGCCTACTAGTGGAACAAGCTGCGAAGGAAGGAAGTAACTTAGTAGTTTTTCCAGAGTATAATTTTTTTGATTTGCTTGGGATTATCCCAGGCTTTTCAAGTGTTAACCGTTATGCAAATAAACGTGCTGTTAAAAGCTTTAATTCAAAAAAAAGTGCACAAAAGAAGGCAGAACCTAAGCAAAACCCTTTTTTAAGGTCTATCCTGGCTAGCACAGCAAACCCTATAGCTGATGGAATTAAATTTATTTATTCCAGTTTAGCAAAAGAGTACAATATATATATCTATACGGGTACATATATAGAAAATAGGGAGGGAGTTTTGTTTAATACTGGCGCATTATTTGACAATGATGGTAAGTTAGTTGGAGCACAAGATAAAATCCACTTAACGGACTTTGAGGTAAGTATAGGGTTAGATAGAGCAAACAACCTAAAGGTTTATGAGCTACCTTGGGGTAAAATTGCTTTTCCAATCTGTATGGATGCCACATATTTTGAGACTTTTCAATTGGCAAGAGAATTAGGAGCGGATATAGTCATAATACCAATTGCTAATATGGAGGAGTATAGCTTATGGAGGGCTTTAAGAGGAATGTGGCCTAGGGTACAAGAAAGTTATGTGTATGGGCTTAAATCCTCACTAAATGGTTGGATTGGTGGAATGCACTTTACTGGTAAGGCTGGAATTTTTGCACCACTGTCTATAACAGACAAAAAAGATGGTTTGGTAGAAATAGCGCCAGAACATGAAGGCTCTTATGTAATAACTGCAGAGCTGGATATTCAAAAGCTATATATGGCTCGGCAAAAAGACCAATACTATGGGGATAAAAACTATGCGTTTGAAAAGGAGTATTTGACAAAAACCTATAAAAAGTAG
- a CDS encoding pyruvate, water dikinase regulatory protein, protein MTHCNGTVHVMSDSLGETAEQVVKAVASQFNSGNAAINRHPYITDQLGVEEVIKEAVKDNAMVAYTFVSPQLREFSEALCKQMQLPYVDILGPVMEQFEKITSIKPKLEPGIYRKLDEEYFRRIEAIEFAVKYDDGKDPRGILRADVVLLGVSRTSKTPLSMYLAHKQIKAANVPLVPEIKPPKELYEINPKKIIGLTISPSQLNEIRRERLLALGLGDHSSYASMERILSELDYAENIMKDLSCPVLEVTNKAVEETAGKLLEIIKEENGND, encoded by the coding sequence ATGACACACTGTAATGGAACGGTTCATGTTATGTCAGACTCTTTAGGAGAAACGGCAGAACAAGTAGTAAAGGCTGTAGCTAGTCAATTTAATTCAGGGAATGCCGCTATAAATAGACATCCTTATATAACAGACCAGTTAGGTGTTGAAGAAGTAATAAAGGAAGCGGTAAAGGATAATGCTATGGTGGCTTATACATTTGTTTCTCCACAGCTTAGAGAATTTAGCGAAGCCTTATGCAAACAAATGCAGTTACCTTACGTAGATATTTTAGGCCCAGTAATGGAACAGTTCGAAAAAATAACTTCTATTAAACCTAAGCTAGAGCCTGGCATATATAGAAAGCTAGATGAAGAATACTTTAGAAGAATTGAAGCTATAGAATTTGCCGTTAAATACGATGATGGTAAAGATCCTAGGGGTATCTTAAGAGCGGATGTTGTACTTTTAGGAGTATCGAGAACCTCAAAAACTCCTTTAAGTATGTATTTAGCCCACAAACAAATAAAAGCTGCGAATGTACCGTTAGTACCTGAAATAAAACCACCTAAAGAATTATATGAGATAAATCCTAAAAAAATTATTGGTCTTACAATTTCTCCTTCACAACTTAATGAAATCCGAAGGGAAAGGCTACTTGCATTAGGGTTAGGCGATCACAGCTCTTACGCTTCAATGGAAAGAATATTGTCAGAGTTAGATTATGCTGAAAATATAATGAAGGATTTAAGTTGTCCCGTCTTAGAGGTTACCAACAAGGCAGTTGAAGAAACAGCAGGCAAATTATTAGAGATTATAAAGGAGGAGAATGGCAATGACTAA
- a CDS encoding helix-turn-helix transcriptional regulator: protein MELNVRQKKIIEIVKENQPITGEDIAKKLGLTRATLRPDLSVLTMSKILDARPRVGYFYVGTKTNEGLLKFLKESPVKDVGSLPIVIAEGKSVYEAIVTLFLEDVGTIYVVKDSYLSGVISRKDLLKTSIGNKDLNTIPVEMVMTRLSHIVYVNEDDSIYEAISKILTYEIDSLPIVTAHDVNKLEVVGRFTKTNISRLLMEFANGN from the coding sequence ATGGAGCTTAATGTGAGGCAAAAAAAGATAATCGAGATCGTCAAAGAAAATCAACCTATTACTGGTGAAGATATCGCTAAAAAACTAGGACTTACAAGAGCCACTTTACGACCAGACCTCTCAGTTTTAACCATGTCTAAGATTTTAGATGCTAGGCCGAGGGTGGGTTATTTTTATGTCGGCACTAAAACCAATGAAGGACTTTTAAAATTTCTAAAAGAGTCACCGGTAAAAGATGTAGGATCCCTTCCCATAGTAATAGCTGAAGGTAAATCGGTGTATGAAGCAATAGTCACCTTGTTTTTAGAAGATGTAGGAACTATATATGTTGTAAAAGATTCTTATTTGTCAGGAGTTATATCTCGGAAGGATTTGCTCAAAACATCTATTGGAAATAAAGACTTGAACACGATACCCGTGGAAATGGTAATGACGAGACTATCTCATATCGTTTATGTAAATGAAGACGATAGTATATACGAAGCGATAAGTAAAATACTTACTTACGAGATTGATTCTCTGCCAATTGTTACCGCCCATGATGTAAATAAATTAGAGGTAGTTGGTAGATTTACAAAAACCAACATATCAAGATTGCTTATGGAATTTGCAAATGGAAACTAG
- a CDS encoding pseudouridine synthase encodes MERLQKVMANYGVASRRKCEKIIEEGRVKVNGVIITEMGIKVSPEDKIEVDGQLISGRPKQKYYLLNKPVGYVTTADDPQGRKTVLDLISKNERVFPVGRLDIMTSGLLLITNDGDLAFKLTHPSFTVEKTYKVTINKDMEEKEVDLLEKGVPLEDGMTAPAKAHKAKSSKGSCEIILTIHEGKNRQVRRMISYFGYKVISLERIKYSFLNLDGVKVGNYRELHREEIAKLYNLAKKIT; translated from the coding sequence GTGGAAAGACTTCAAAAGGTGATGGCAAATTATGGAGTGGCATCGCGAAGAAAATGTGAAAAAATCATAGAAGAAGGTAGAGTCAAGGTAAATGGGGTGATTATTACAGAGATGGGTATTAAGGTATCGCCAGAGGATAAAATTGAAGTTGATGGACAGTTAATTAGCGGCAGACCAAAACAAAAATATTACCTATTAAATAAGCCAGTGGGATATGTAACTACCGCTGACGACCCACAAGGCCGAAAAACAGTTTTAGACTTAATTTCGAAAAACGAAAGAGTGTTTCCAGTTGGCCGTTTAGATATAATGACCAGTGGTTTATTATTAATCACTAATGATGGTGATTTGGCATTTAAGTTAACTCACCCTAGCTTTACTGTTGAAAAAACTTATAAAGTTACAATAAATAAAGACATGGAAGAAAAAGAGGTGGATCTATTAGAAAAAGGTGTTCCCTTAGAAGATGGCATGACCGCACCAGCTAAAGCTCATAAAGCTAAAAGTAGCAAGGGCAGTTGTGAAATAATACTTACAATACATGAAGGGAAAAATAGACAAGTTCGTCGTATGATAAGCTACTTTGGTTATAAAGTAATAAGCTTAGAGAGAATAAAGTATAGCTTTTTAAATTTAGACGGTGTTAAAGTTGGTAACTACAGGGAGTTACATAGAGAAGAAATAGCTAAACTTTACAACTTAGCAAAAAAAATCACATAA
- a CDS encoding D-alanyl-D-alanine carboxypeptidase family protein yields MRKAIGILLLVAFIVLSTQIGYAQEDIDYFDFNAKSYILINQSTKQVLAGRNYDEELLMASTTKVMTAIVALELIEDINGYFKVTPEASGIIGSSIYLEEGETIPIKDLLYGLMIRSGNDSAVALGIASAGSEEHFVKLMNEKAEEIGAGNTSFDNPHGLNAENHYTTAKDLAIITAYAMENPLFREIASTTFYRSTNLEGKVRAFHSNNKFLLNYDHALAAKTGWTTEAGRCLTGAASKDGQDLVGVLLYAPNWFNDLEEMMEWAYSKYKGVMVIEEDTSMGLIAVENGEEPYVAARVPKDIVLSIERETEPVITSEVILDDIVHAPVYKGDKIGEKQIYKDGEYIYTLDLVAHKDIAKDSIPWYKRFVTWFGGLF; encoded by the coding sequence ATGAGAAAAGCAATAGGAATATTATTGTTAGTAGCTTTTATAGTTTTATCTACTCAAATAGGTTATGCACAAGAGGACATAGATTACTTTGACTTTAACGCAAAAAGCTACATATTGATTAACCAAAGTACTAAACAGGTTTTGGCAGGAAGAAATTATGATGAAGAACTTTTGATGGCTAGCACCACAAAAGTTATGACAGCCATAGTTGCGTTGGAGTTGATTGAAGATATCAATGGTTACTTTAAAGTTACACCAGAGGCAAGTGGAATTATAGGGAGTTCTATCTATTTAGAAGAAGGGGAAACCATCCCGATAAAAGATCTTTTGTATGGCTTGATGATACGTTCTGGAAATGATTCAGCAGTGGCACTGGGGATTGCAAGTGCAGGTAGTGAAGAACACTTTGTTAAACTAATGAACGAAAAAGCTGAAGAGATTGGCGCAGGCAACACTTCTTTTGACAATCCACATGGTTTAAATGCAGAAAATCATTATACAACTGCTAAAGATCTAGCTATAATAACTGCTTATGCAATGGAGAATCCCCTTTTTAGAGAAATAGCTTCAACTACCTTTTATCGAAGTACAAACTTAGAGGGAAAGGTCAGAGCATTCCACTCTAATAATAAATTTTTACTTAATTATGATCATGCTTTAGCGGCAAAAACAGGCTGGACAACTGAGGCTGGAAGATGTCTTACTGGAGCAGCGAGTAAAGACGGGCAAGATCTAGTTGGAGTGCTTCTTTATGCCCCTAACTGGTTTAATGATTTAGAGGAAATGATGGAGTGGGCTTACTCTAAATATAAGGGAGTAATGGTCATTGAAGAAGATACATCGATGGGACTGATAGCTGTAGAAAATGGTGAAGAACCGTATGTAGCAGCAAGGGTACCTAAAGACATAGTGCTTTCTATAGAAAGAGAGACAGAACCTGTAATAACAAGCGAAGTAATACTTGATGATATTGTGCATGCACCAGTTTACAAGGGGGATAAGATTGGAGAAAAACAAATCTATAAGGACGGAGAGTACATATATACCTTAGACTTAGTTGCACATAAAGACATAGCTAAAGATTCTATTCCATGGTATAAGCGGTTTGTTACATGGTTTGGAGGTTTATTTTAG